From the Rhinatrema bivittatum chromosome 3, aRhiBiv1.1, whole genome shotgun sequence genome, one window contains:
- the LOC115088560 gene encoding protein S100-B-like: protein MSAALRSTVFHLGTDLGKEKQTPSANWEELTELENAMVTIMKVFHLYSGHQCKLKKADLRKLISKELPQFIQEIQDPQILDQLIADLDINGDLEIDFQEYSTLVAMVTAACQQFFVQKESE from the exons ATGTCTGCTGCTCTGCGCTCCACGGTCTTCCATCTAGGCACAGACCTAGGGAAAGAGAAGCAAACTCCAAGTGCCAACTG GGAAGAGTTGACTGAGCTGGAGAATGCCATGGTGACAATCATGAAGGTGTTTCACCTGTACTCTGGGCACCAGTGCAAGCTGAAGAAAGCGGACCTGAGAAAGCTAATTAGCAAGGAGCTCCCACAGTTCATCCAG GAAATCCAAGACCCCCAGATCCTGGACCAGCTCATCGCAGACCTGGATATCAACGGAGACTTGGAGATTGACTTTCAGGAGTACTCCACCCTGGTTGCCATGGTGACGGCCGCCTGCCAGCAGTTCTTTGTCCAGAAGGAAAGCGAATAG